From the genome of Spinacia oleracea cultivar Varoflay chromosome 2, BTI_SOV_V1, whole genome shotgun sequence, one region includes:
- the LOC130466729 gene encoding uncharacterized protein: protein MDRLSPEDKGVVEVPAWLSEVYTEDILKAVEAKKKDSSKKSSEGGSGDVAKEPIVPATKKRPASSTEAPKPKRPFFKKMGPADAVTKPSVPKPSAPPTEGEVPPIQTPIPPPEQKEIPSQMDTEMDGSAGADTDEATVDQTAAADAPALSREDKGKGKETEAPSTDNASNPLAASPIG, encoded by the exons ATGGATCGCTTATCTCCCGAAGACAAGGGTGTAGTGGAAGTACCCGCTTGGCTGTCCGAAGTATATACCGAGGACATTCTCAAGGCTgtggaggccaagaagaaggactcctccaagaagtccAGTGAGGGTGGCTCTGGCGACGTTGCCAAG gaACCCATCGTGCCGGCTACTAAGAAGCGCCCGGCATCTTCAACGGAGGCTCCTAAGCCCAAACGACCCTTCTTCAAGAAGATGGGTCCGGCCGACGCTGTTACCAAGCCGTCGGTACCGAAACCGTCCGCTCCCCCAACTGAGGGGGAGGTTCCTCCTATCCAGACGCCCATTCCTCCTCCTGAGCAAAAGGAGATTCCATCCCAGATGGACACCGAAATGGATGGTTCTGCCGGAGCAGACACTGACGAGGCAACAGTCGATCAGACTGCGGCGGCTGACGCCCCCGCCTTGTCCAGAGAGGACAAGGGAAAAGGCAAGGAGACTGAGgctccttctactgataatGCCTCTAATCCTCTTGCAGCTTCGCCAATTGGTTAG